ACCGAGGACGGCGCCACCCTGCACCTGCCGGCCGGCTCCAGCTGCCTGGACGCCGCGTACCTGCTCGGCGAGGAGACCGGCCACCGATGTATCGGCGCCCGGGTCAACGGCCGGCTCACCGCGCTCTCCACCGAACTGCGCGACGGCGACATGCTCGGCCTGCTGCTCGCCCCCGACGGCGAGGACAGCGGCCCCGACCCGCAGTGGCTGGAGTACGTCCGCACCCCCGGCGCCCGGCTCGCCGTCGAACGCCGGCTGGCCGTCCGCCCGGCCGTCCCCGACCTGCCCGAGCAGCCCGCCGCCGGCAGCGCCCCCCCCGCCGCGCCGCCCGCGCCGCCCGCCGCCGCCCCCGCCGAAGTCCCGGAGCTGCCCGGCGCCGCCGTCCGGCTGGCCCGCTGCTGCACGCCCGTCCCGCCCGACGAGGTGACCGGCATCGTGCTGCGCGGCGGGGCCGTCGCGGTGCACCGGGCGGGCTGCCCCACCGGCACCCGGATGCTGCACGGCGGCCGCCACGCGGCCGAGGTCCGCTGGCTGCCCGGCGGCGCCCCGCAGTGGGGCTACCGGGCCACCCTGCACGCCGAGGCGCTCAACCGCCCCCGGCTGCTCGCCGACCTGACCGCGGCGATCTCCGGCGAGGGCGTGTCGATCTTCTCCGCCGAGGTCGAGCCGCCCCGCCAGCTGCGGGTGCGGCACAGCTACACCCTGGAACTGCCCGACGCCGCGGCGCTGCCCGCGGTGATGCGGGCGGTGCTCCGGGTCTCCGGCGTGTACGACGTCTACCGGCCGGGCGGCCCGGAGACCGCTTCCGACGAGGCGGGGGCCGCTGCCGGCACCGGCGGGGCGGCTGGTAAAAGGGATGACTCGGGCACGGCGGGCGTGCAACCATCGTGGGGAATTCACGGCGGCTCCGCCGTGTTGTCCGAGAGCACGATCCGATCAACCCAAGGATGAAATGACCTCCACGTTCGACAGCCGCACCCGATCGAGCGAGTCCAACCGGCTCGCCGACCTCAAGGCGGAAGCCCTGATGGACGAGGACCTCGCGGCGATCGACGAGGGCCTCGGCAACTACGACGGAGAGCAGTACGACCGCACCGAGCGCGCCGCGCTCCGCCGCGTCGCCGGCCTCTCCACCGAACTGCAGGACGTCACCGAAGTCGAGTACCGCCAGCTCCGCCTGGAGCGCGTGGTGCTCGTCGGCGTGTGGACGGACGGCACGCTGGAGGAGGCGGAGAACTCGATGGCCGAGCTCGCCGCCCTCGCCGAGACGGCCGGCTCCGAAGTCCTGGACGGCGTGATCCAGCGCCGTGACAAGCCCGACGCGGCCACCTACATCGGCTCCGGCAAGGCCAAGGAGCTGCGCGACATCGTCGCCTCCAGCGGCGCCGACACCGTGGTCTGCGACGGCGAGCTGACCCCCGGCCAGCTGATCCACCTCGAAGACGTGGTCAAGGTCAAGGTGGTCGACCGCACCGCCCTGATCCTGGACATCTTCGCCCAGCACGCCAAGTCCCGGGAGGGCAAGGCGCAGGTCTCGCTCGCGCAGATGCAGTACATGCTTCCGCGCCTGCGCGGCTGGGGCCAGTCGCTGTCCCGGCAGATGGGTGGCGGTGGCTCCGGCACCTCGGGCGGCGGCATGGCCACCCGCGGTCCCGGTGAGACCAAGATCGAGACCGACCGGCGGCGGATCCGCGAGAAGATGGCGAAGCTCCGCCGGGAGATCGCCGACATGAAGAAGGGCCGCGACACCAAGCGGCAGGAGCGGCGGCGCAACCACGTCCCGTCGGTGGCCATCGCCGGGTACACCAACGCGGGCAAGTCCTCGCTGCTCAACCGGCTCACCGGAGCCGGCGTCCTGGTGGAGAACGCCCTGTTCGCCACCCTGGACCCGACGGTCCGCCGGGCCCAGACCCCGAGCGGCCGGCTCTACACCCTGGCCGACACGGTCGGCTTCGTCCGGCACCTGCCGCACCACCTGGTCGAGGCGTTCCGCTCCACCATGGAGGAGGTCGCCGACGCCGACCTCATCCTGCACGTGGTGGACGGCTCGCACCCCGAGCCGGAGACCCAGCTCGCCGCCGTCCGCGAGGTGATCGTCTCGGTCGACGCGCAGAACGTGCCGGAGATCGTGGTGATCAACAAGGCCGACGCGGCGGACCCGCTGGTCCTCCAGCGCCTGCTGCGCCGCGAGCCGCACGCCCTCGTGGTGTCGGCCCGCAGCGGCCAGGGCATCGACGAACTGCTCGCCCTGATCGACCAGGAACTGCCCCGCCCCGCGGTGGAGATCAAGGTCCTGGTCCCCTACACCCGCGGCGACCTGGTCTCCAAGGTCCACGCGGAGGGCGAGCTGATCTCCACCGAGCACACGGCGGACGGCACCCTGCTGCACGCCAAGGTGGCGGCGGTGCTGGCCGGCGAGCTGGAGAAGTACGCGGTCGTCACGGCCTGACGGCGAGCGGCACCGACCCCGACGGGCGGGCGGCGCACCTCCGGGTGCGCCGCCCGTTCCTGTTCCCGTTCCCGTGCCGCTGCCGGTCACCCGGCGGGGGCGGTCACTTCGCGATGAACGCCTCGAACATCTTCTTGGCCTCGGGCCCGAGGGTCGGCCCGGCCTGCCAGCCGGCGTCCTCGGCCCCGATCGAGACGTTGGAGAACAGCACCCGCTTGCCGTTCTGCGTGGTGAACCAGCCGCCGCCGGAGGAACCACCGGTCATCGTGCAGCCGATGCCGAGCATCGGCGGGCGGGAGGCCTGGAAGGAGAACGGGGTGAGCTTGACGGCGGAGTCGCAGTGCTCCAACTCCTGGCCGTCGAACGGCGGGTCGACCGGGTAGCCGTACGCCTTCGGCGCGGTGATCTCGTCCTGCTTGGCGTTGAACCAGATCGGCACGGCGCCGCCGACCGCCTCCTCCAGCGAGCGGCTGCCCTCGATCGGGGTCATCCGGATCACCGCGAAGTCGAACTGGCTGGCCTGGTTGCCCACGTGGGTGCCCTCCTGGGTCCACTGCGGCATCACCAGCGGCGAGTCGATCGCCCAGCGGCCCAGCGGGGCGACCTTGTCCCAGGAGTCGACCGTCCTGCCGTTGCTGA
The window above is part of the Kitasatospora sp. NA04385 genome. Proteins encoded here:
- the hflX gene encoding GTPase HflX — protein: MTSTFDSRTRSSESNRLADLKAEALMDEDLAAIDEGLGNYDGEQYDRTERAALRRVAGLSTELQDVTEVEYRQLRLERVVLVGVWTDGTLEEAENSMAELAALAETAGSEVLDGVIQRRDKPDAATYIGSGKAKELRDIVASSGADTVVCDGELTPGQLIHLEDVVKVKVVDRTALILDIFAQHAKSREGKAQVSLAQMQYMLPRLRGWGQSLSRQMGGGGSGTSGGGMATRGPGETKIETDRRRIREKMAKLRREIADMKKGRDTKRQERRRNHVPSVAIAGYTNAGKSSLLNRLTGAGVLVENALFATLDPTVRRAQTPSGRLYTLADTVGFVRHLPHHLVEAFRSTMEEVADADLILHVVDGSHPEPETQLAAVREVIVSVDAQNVPEIVVINKADAADPLVLQRLLRREPHALVVSARSGQGIDELLALIDQELPRPAVEIKVLVPYTRGDLVSKVHAEGELISTEHTADGTLLHAKVAAVLAGELEKYAVVTA